A region of Ochotona princeps isolate mOchPri1 chromosome 2, mOchPri1.hap1, whole genome shotgun sequence DNA encodes the following proteins:
- the TIE1 gene encoding tyrosine-protein kinase receptor Tie-1 isoform X1, translating into MIWLGSPLLLAIFCLTSHVGAAVDLTLLANLRLTDPQRFFLTCVSGEAGPGRGAEAWGPPLLLEKDDRIVRTLPPGQPLHLARNGSHQVTLRGFSKPSDLVGVFSCVGGAGARRTRVVYVHNSPGAHLLPDKVTHTVNKGDTAVLSARVHKEKQTDVIWKSNGSYFYTLDWQEAKEGHFLLKLPNVQPPSSGIYSATYLEASPLGSAFFRLIVRGCGAKHWGPGCTKDCPGCLHGGVCHDHDGECVCPPGFTGTRCEQACREGRFGQSCQEQCPGTSGCRGLTFCLPDPYGCSCGSGWRGSQCQEACSPGHFGADCRLQCQCQNGGTCDRFSGCVCPSGWHGMHCEKSDRIPQILNMASELEFNLETTPRINCAAAGNPFPVRGSMELRKPDGTVLLSTKAIVEPDKTTAEFEVPRLALGDSGFWECRVSTSGGQDSRRFKVNVKVPPEPVTAPRLLAKHSRQLVVSPLVSFSGDGPISSIRLHYRPQDSTMAWSTIVVDPSENVTLMNLRPKTGYSVRVQLSRPGEGGEGAWGPATLMTTDCPEPSLQPWLDAWHVEGADRLRLSWSLPSVPGPLVGDGFLLRLWDVTQRQERWENISSPQDRTTLLTGLTPGAHYQLDVRLYHCTLLGPASPPAHVVLPHSGPPAPQHLQAQALSDSEIQLTWQHPEAPPGPISKYIVEVQVAGGSGDPLWMDVDGPEETSTVVRGLNASTRYLFRVRASVQGLGDWSKTVEASTLGNRLLSEDPVQESRAAEEGLDQQLVLAVVGSVSATCLTILAALLTLVCIRRSCLQRRRTFTYQSGSGEETILQFSSGTLTLTRRPKQQPEPLSYPVLEWEDITFEDLIGEGNFGQVIRAMIKKDGLKMNAAIKMLKEYASENDHRDFAGELEVLCKLGHHPNIINLLGACENRGYLYIAIEYAPYGNLLDFLRKSRVLETDPAFAREHGTASTLSSRQLLRFASDAANGMQYLSEKQFIHRDLAARNVLVGENLASKIADFGLSRGEEVYVKKTMGRLPVRWMAIESLNYSVYTTKSDVWSFGVLLWEIVSLGGTPYCGMTCAELYEKLPQGYRMEQPRNCDDEVYELMRQCWRDRPYERPPFAQIALQLDRMLEARKAYVNMSLFENFTYAGIDATAEEA; encoded by the exons GCGCGGCGGTGGACCTGACGCTGCTGGCCAACCTGCGCCTCACCGACCCCCAACGATTCTTCCTGACCTGCGTGTCCGGGGAGGCCGGGCCAGGCAGGGGCGCGGAAGCCTGGGGTCCCCCTTTGCTGCTGGAAAAGGACGACCGCATTGTGCGCACCCTCCCGCCGGGACAGCCGCTGCACCTGGCACGCAACGGCTCGCACCAGGTCACACTGCGGGGCTTCTCCAAGCCCTCAGACCTCGTGGGCGTCTTCTCCTGTGTGGGCGGCGCCGGGGCGAGGCGCACGCGCGTTGTCTACGTACACAACAGCCCAGGAG CCCACCTGCTCCCTGACAAGGTCACACACACAGTGAACAAAGGCGACACTGCTGTGCTCTCGGCCCGCGTGCACAAGGAGAAGCAGACGGATGTCATCTGGAAGAGCAATG GATCCTATTTCTATACCCTGGACTGGCAAGAGGCTAAGGAGGGGCATTTCCTGCTGAAGTTGCCCAACGTGCAGCCCCCATCGAGTGGCATCTACAGTGCTACCTACCTGGAAGCCAGCCCCCTTGGCAGCGCCTTCTTCCGGCTCATTGTGCGGG GCTGTGGGGCCAAGCACTGGGGGCCAGGCTGCACCAAGGACTGCCCAGGCTGCCTGCATGGAGGGGTCTGCCATGACCATGATGGCGAGTGTGTGTGCCCTCCCGGATTCACTGGAACCCGCTGTGAGCAAG CCTGCAGAGAGGGCCGCTTTGGGCAGAGCTGTCAGGAGCAGTGTCCGGGAACATCAGGCTGCCGGGGCctcaccttctgcctccctgaCCCCTACGGCTGTTCCTGTGGGTCTGGCTGGAGAGGAAGCCAGTGCCAGGAAG CCTGCTCCCCTGGCCATTTTGGAGCCGACTGCCGCCTGCAGTGTCAATGTCAGAACGGTGGCACCTGTGATCGCTTCAGCGGCTGTGTCTGCCCCTCCGGGTGGCATGGAATGCACTGTGAGAAGTCAG ACCGAATCCCCCAGATCCTCAACATGGCCTCAGAGCTGGAGTTCAACTTGGAGACCACACCCCGGATCAACTGCGCAGCTGCTGGGAACCCCTTCCCAGTCCGGGGCAGCATGGAACTGCGCAAGCCCGATGGCACTGTGCTGCTG TCCACCAAGGCCATTGTGGAGCCAGATAAGACCACAGCTGAGTTCGAGGTGCCCCGCCTGGCTCTGGGAGACAGCGGGTTCTGGGAGTGTCGCGTTTCCACATCTGGTGGCCAAGACAGCCGGCGCTTCAAGGTTAATGTCAAAG TGCCTCCGGAGCCCGTGACTGCACCGCGGCTCCTGGCCAAGCACAGCCGCCAGCTTGTGGTATCCCCCCTGGTCTCCTTCTCTGGGGATGGACCCATCTCCTCCATCCGCCTGCACTACCGGCCCCAGGACAGTACCATGGCCTGGTCCACCATTGTGG TGGACCCCAGTGAGAACGTGACGTTAATGAACCTGCGGCCAAAGACAGGATACAGTGTCCGCGTGCAGCTGAGCCGGCCAGGGGAAGGAGGCGAGGGGGCCTGGGGGCCTGCCACCCTCATGACCACAGACTGTCCTG AGCCCTCGTTGCAACCGTGGCTGGATGCCTGGCATGTGGAGGGCGCTGACCGGCTGCGATTGAGCTGGTCCTTACCCTCGGTGCCTGGGCCTCTGGTGGGTGACGGTTTCCTGCTGCGCCTCTGGGATGTGACACAAAGGCAGGAGCGGTGGGAGAATATCTCATCCCCTCAAGACCGCACCACTCTCCTGACCGGACTCACACCTGGTGCCCACTACCAGCTGGATGTGCGGCTGTACCACTGCACCCTCCTGGGCCCAGCCTCGCCCCCTGCACACGTGGTTCTGCCCCACAGCG GGCCTCCAGCTCCCCAACACCTGCAGGCCCAGGCCCTCTCAGATTCTGAGATTCAGCTTACATGGCAGCATCCGGAGGCTCCACCTGGGCCAATATCCAAGTATATTGTGGAAGTGCAGGTGGCTGGGGGCTCGGGGGATCCTCTGTGGATGGACGTGGACGGGCCAGAGGAAACAAGCACCGTGGTCCGCGGCCTCAATGCCAGCACTCGCTACCTCTTCCGCGTGCGGGCCAGTGTCCAGGGTCTTGGTGACTGGAGCAAAACGGTGGAAGCGTCCACCCTGGGCAACA GATTGCTAAGTGAAGACCCCGTCCAAGAAAGCCGGGCGGCCGAGGAGGGCCTGGACCAGCAGCTGGTCCTAGCTGTGGTGGGCTCCGTGTCTGCCACCTGCCTCACCATCCTTGCTGCTTTGCTCACGCTGGTGTGCATCCGCCGAAGTTGCCTGCAGCGAAGGCGCACCTTCACCTACCAGTCAGGCTCG GGTGAGGAGACCATCCTGCAGTTCAGCTCGGGGACCTTGACACTGACTCGGAGGCCAAAGCAGCAGCCGGAGCCTCTGAGCTACCCGGTGCTGGAGTGGGAGGACATCACCTTTGAAGACCTCATCGGGGAGGGGAACTTCGGCCAGGTCATCCGGGCCATGATCAAGAAGGACGGGCTCAAGATGAACGCTGCCATCAAGATGCTGAAAG AATATGCCTCGGAAAATGACCACCGTGATTTTGCGGGGGAACTGGAAGTCCTGTGCAAACTGGGTCACCACCCCAACATCATCAACCTCCTGGGGGCCTGCGAGAACCGAG GTTACTTGTACATTGCTATTGAATATGCCCCCTATGGGAACCTGCTCGACTTCCTGCGGAAGAGCCGCGTGCTGGAGACAGATCCTGCCTTTGCCCGTGAGCATGGCACAGCCTCCACCCTCAGCTCCCGGCAGCTGCTACGCTTTGCCAGTGATGCTGCCAACGGCATGCAGTACCTGAGTGAGAAACAG TTCATCCACAGGGACCTGGCTGCGCGTAACGTACTGGTTGGGGAGAATCTGGCATCCAAGATCGCAGACTTTGGCCTCTCTCGGGGGGAGGAGGTTTATGTGAAGAAGACAATG GGGCGTCTCCCTGTGCGCTGGATGGCCATTGAGTCTCTGAACTACAGTGTCTACACCACCAAGAGTGACGT CTGGTCTTTCGGAGTCCTGCTCTGGGAGATTGTGAGCCTTG GAGGCACCCCTTACTGCGGCATGACCTGCGCTGAGCTGTACGAGAAGCTGCCTCAGGGCTACCGCATGGAGCAGCCACGCAACTGTGATGACGAAGT GTACGAGCTGATGCGGCAGTGCTGGCGGGACCGGCCCTACGAGCGGCCCCCCTTTGCCCAGATCGCACTGCAGCTGGACCGCATGCTAGAAGCCAGAAAG GCCTATGTGAACATGTCGCTGTTTGAGAACTTCACCTACGCGGGCATCGATGCCACAGCAGAGGAGGCCTGA
- the TIE1 gene encoding tyrosine-protein kinase receptor Tie-1 isoform X2, which translates to MIWLGSPLLLAIFCLTSHVGAAVDLTLLANLRLTDPQRFFLTCVSGEAGPGRGAEAWGPPLLLEKDDRIVRTLPPGQPLHLARNGSHQVTLRGFSKPSDLVGVFSCVGGAGARRTRVVYVHNSPGAHLLPDKVTHTVNKGDTAVLSARVHKEKQTDVIWKSNGSYFYTLDWQEAKEGHFLLKLPNVQPPSSGIYSATYLEASPLGSAFFRLIVRGCGAKHWGPGCTKDCPGCLHGGVCHDHDGECVCPPGFTGTRCEQACREGRFGQSCQEQCPGTSGCRGLTFCLPDPYGCSCGSGWRGSQCQEACSPGHFGADCRLQCQCQNGGTCDRFSGCVCPSGWHGMHCEKSDRIPQILNMASELEFNLETTPRINCAAAGNPFPVRGSMELRKPDGTVLLSTKAIVEPDKTTAEFEVPRLALGDSGFWECRVSTSGGQDSRRFKVNVKVPPEPVTAPRLLAKHSRQLVVSPLVSFSGDGPISSIRLHYRPQDSTMAWSTIVVDPSENVTLMNLRPKTGYSVRVQLSRPGEGGEGAWGPATLMTTDCPGLLSEDPVQESRAAEEGLDQQLVLAVVGSVSATCLTILAALLTLVCIRRSCLQRRRTFTYQSGSGEETILQFSSGTLTLTRRPKQQPEPLSYPVLEWEDITFEDLIGEGNFGQVIRAMIKKDGLKMNAAIKMLKEYASENDHRDFAGELEVLCKLGHHPNIINLLGACENRGYLYIAIEYAPYGNLLDFLRKSRVLETDPAFAREHGTASTLSSRQLLRFASDAANGMQYLSEKQFIHRDLAARNVLVGENLASKIADFGLSRGEEVYVKKTMGRLPVRWMAIESLNYSVYTTKSDVWSFGVLLWEIVSLGGTPYCGMTCAELYEKLPQGYRMEQPRNCDDEVYELMRQCWRDRPYERPPFAQIALQLDRMLEARKAYVNMSLFENFTYAGIDATAEEA; encoded by the exons GCGCGGCGGTGGACCTGACGCTGCTGGCCAACCTGCGCCTCACCGACCCCCAACGATTCTTCCTGACCTGCGTGTCCGGGGAGGCCGGGCCAGGCAGGGGCGCGGAAGCCTGGGGTCCCCCTTTGCTGCTGGAAAAGGACGACCGCATTGTGCGCACCCTCCCGCCGGGACAGCCGCTGCACCTGGCACGCAACGGCTCGCACCAGGTCACACTGCGGGGCTTCTCCAAGCCCTCAGACCTCGTGGGCGTCTTCTCCTGTGTGGGCGGCGCCGGGGCGAGGCGCACGCGCGTTGTCTACGTACACAACAGCCCAGGAG CCCACCTGCTCCCTGACAAGGTCACACACACAGTGAACAAAGGCGACACTGCTGTGCTCTCGGCCCGCGTGCACAAGGAGAAGCAGACGGATGTCATCTGGAAGAGCAATG GATCCTATTTCTATACCCTGGACTGGCAAGAGGCTAAGGAGGGGCATTTCCTGCTGAAGTTGCCCAACGTGCAGCCCCCATCGAGTGGCATCTACAGTGCTACCTACCTGGAAGCCAGCCCCCTTGGCAGCGCCTTCTTCCGGCTCATTGTGCGGG GCTGTGGGGCCAAGCACTGGGGGCCAGGCTGCACCAAGGACTGCCCAGGCTGCCTGCATGGAGGGGTCTGCCATGACCATGATGGCGAGTGTGTGTGCCCTCCCGGATTCACTGGAACCCGCTGTGAGCAAG CCTGCAGAGAGGGCCGCTTTGGGCAGAGCTGTCAGGAGCAGTGTCCGGGAACATCAGGCTGCCGGGGCctcaccttctgcctccctgaCCCCTACGGCTGTTCCTGTGGGTCTGGCTGGAGAGGAAGCCAGTGCCAGGAAG CCTGCTCCCCTGGCCATTTTGGAGCCGACTGCCGCCTGCAGTGTCAATGTCAGAACGGTGGCACCTGTGATCGCTTCAGCGGCTGTGTCTGCCCCTCCGGGTGGCATGGAATGCACTGTGAGAAGTCAG ACCGAATCCCCCAGATCCTCAACATGGCCTCAGAGCTGGAGTTCAACTTGGAGACCACACCCCGGATCAACTGCGCAGCTGCTGGGAACCCCTTCCCAGTCCGGGGCAGCATGGAACTGCGCAAGCCCGATGGCACTGTGCTGCTG TCCACCAAGGCCATTGTGGAGCCAGATAAGACCACAGCTGAGTTCGAGGTGCCCCGCCTGGCTCTGGGAGACAGCGGGTTCTGGGAGTGTCGCGTTTCCACATCTGGTGGCCAAGACAGCCGGCGCTTCAAGGTTAATGTCAAAG TGCCTCCGGAGCCCGTGACTGCACCGCGGCTCCTGGCCAAGCACAGCCGCCAGCTTGTGGTATCCCCCCTGGTCTCCTTCTCTGGGGATGGACCCATCTCCTCCATCCGCCTGCACTACCGGCCCCAGGACAGTACCATGGCCTGGTCCACCATTGTGG TGGACCCCAGTGAGAACGTGACGTTAATGAACCTGCGGCCAAAGACAGGATACAGTGTCCGCGTGCAGCTGAGCCGGCCAGGGGAAGGAGGCGAGGGGGCCTGGGGGCCTGCCACCCTCATGACCACAGACTGTCCTG GATTGCTAAGTGAAGACCCCGTCCAAGAAAGCCGGGCGGCCGAGGAGGGCCTGGACCAGCAGCTGGTCCTAGCTGTGGTGGGCTCCGTGTCTGCCACCTGCCTCACCATCCTTGCTGCTTTGCTCACGCTGGTGTGCATCCGCCGAAGTTGCCTGCAGCGAAGGCGCACCTTCACCTACCAGTCAGGCTCG GGTGAGGAGACCATCCTGCAGTTCAGCTCGGGGACCTTGACACTGACTCGGAGGCCAAAGCAGCAGCCGGAGCCTCTGAGCTACCCGGTGCTGGAGTGGGAGGACATCACCTTTGAAGACCTCATCGGGGAGGGGAACTTCGGCCAGGTCATCCGGGCCATGATCAAGAAGGACGGGCTCAAGATGAACGCTGCCATCAAGATGCTGAAAG AATATGCCTCGGAAAATGACCACCGTGATTTTGCGGGGGAACTGGAAGTCCTGTGCAAACTGGGTCACCACCCCAACATCATCAACCTCCTGGGGGCCTGCGAGAACCGAG GTTACTTGTACATTGCTATTGAATATGCCCCCTATGGGAACCTGCTCGACTTCCTGCGGAAGAGCCGCGTGCTGGAGACAGATCCTGCCTTTGCCCGTGAGCATGGCACAGCCTCCACCCTCAGCTCCCGGCAGCTGCTACGCTTTGCCAGTGATGCTGCCAACGGCATGCAGTACCTGAGTGAGAAACAG TTCATCCACAGGGACCTGGCTGCGCGTAACGTACTGGTTGGGGAGAATCTGGCATCCAAGATCGCAGACTTTGGCCTCTCTCGGGGGGAGGAGGTTTATGTGAAGAAGACAATG GGGCGTCTCCCTGTGCGCTGGATGGCCATTGAGTCTCTGAACTACAGTGTCTACACCACCAAGAGTGACGT CTGGTCTTTCGGAGTCCTGCTCTGGGAGATTGTGAGCCTTG GAGGCACCCCTTACTGCGGCATGACCTGCGCTGAGCTGTACGAGAAGCTGCCTCAGGGCTACCGCATGGAGCAGCCACGCAACTGTGATGACGAAGT GTACGAGCTGATGCGGCAGTGCTGGCGGGACCGGCCCTACGAGCGGCCCCCCTTTGCCCAGATCGCACTGCAGCTGGACCGCATGCTAGAAGCCAGAAAG GCCTATGTGAACATGTCGCTGTTTGAGAACTTCACCTACGCGGGCATCGATGCCACAGCAGAGGAGGCCTGA